The sequence below is a genomic window from Scylla paramamosain isolate STU-SP2022 chromosome 38, ASM3559412v1, whole genome shotgun sequence.
CTATGGATGTACCCTATATTTCATTCAACGTAAGCAAATGTACAGGGGAGAACTAGCAAAGATGAAACAAAACACCCAACAACTTAGAAACTGTTTTTGGCAATAAAAGATATGAAATTTCTAGTTCAGAGGTTTGATGAAGGGCAGACCAAGAATATTTTGTGtagaggaagaaagttgtctggaagataTGTTGAGTGGATAGGGGAAGAAATGAGTCTTGAGCCAATGAACAAAACAAAGTCTGTTCTGCTCCATTATGAAATTAaagaattacagaaaaaaaaagagtatgtgTGAAAAGATGTTAAGAGATAACAAGTGCTTTTTCAAGCAAGAAGGGAATGTTTGGAAACAGAGGGAAAGTCTCTTCTGCTGTAAACACCCCATCCTGGAGGGAGCAAGGTTTTGGAGACAGATAAATGGAAAATAGATATAGAAGAAACTACAGCATGCATAAGCCATGGAGAGGAAGGCCTGAGATCAGACTCCAGGTGAGACACTCAGCAACGCagataacagcagcagcagggagcAGACACTGACACTCAGAGCAGTAGATGCCTGCTTCCCTCTTTGATACAAGTTACTGAGTTTCTATTTTTTACCCTCTTCCCACAACTATGAAAgatgcctccctccccttagTGCCTTGGGCTTACCGTCCAATGGCAGGGAGGCTGCTGTGCCATTCAGCAAGGAGCTCTTCCAGCGGTGGTAGTGCACCAGACCAATGTAGCCATCGGAAAGGGCCTTGAAGCGCTTGTCTGTCCTTGTCTCAATCCCCTGTGCTGGAGGCTGCCTCTGGTTCTGGATGTCCTCTATCATCTGTGCATTGGAGTGTTACTCTTTCATATTATATTAGTCATGTAATCTCTTTACACCAGCAACTTGCAAGTCAATacttctgtttgtatgtcttaAAAAGGCCTGACATGTAATAACCTGCAATAGTCCATCAGCATCTCTGTCTGTTGCTTCTGCAAGATCTTGTGATAAAATGTCATGAAACACTGATGTCTCTAACTTCATACCATGAAGAATGGACCtgaatttttttctgtcatccACAGACAGACTTGGGACATTTCTGGTGATGACGTCCGTCACCTGTAAGCAAGGGATTGATGTGAGAGGAATACAAATAACATCATTCTTTCCTTAAATATACAAGACTTCAATAGCCAGGGTGTGGAAGACTATAGTTTGTGCTATTGTTGCTATATACAGAATAACAAACTGTATTGTGGGTACTGCTCTTATCACTGCTCCTATTGGTGTATGCTAGGGCTCCCCAACTtcctgtttcttgtttgttttatatgtaaatTACTTAATCAGATTGATAAATCACCCATGGGGAGGGTTATATGTGTCTGTCCTCATGGACATCATCATCTCGTCAATTTCTAAACATTCTATtattaaaaaattttaaattctAAGCAGGTTTTGAAGTACCCATGAAATGAAGATTAACATAGTTAAAACTCAGTTTTTTTGTAGTGAatggtgacaatgatgataagcAGCCAGTTATGGTGGACAATGTAGCAGTTGTATCCTGTGTATATCTAGATAGTCCACTGTGTATGTCTAGGTAGTCCATTCACAGCTGATGGGTCTGCTTCCACGGCAATTAAGATTCATGCAGAAAACAAAATGTGTAATACTCTAAAATTTGTTACTTTTGTTAACAAGAAAAATGATGCTCCTTTCTATGTCAAAATAAGGCATTTCAAGCTGCTCTCATGGCAACCTTGCTTTATGGCTGAGTCATGCCTAAGAGACTTAAAACCAATACCTGTGGTGTGTCAAACAGGTGTTAAGGGTGAGGAAGCCCACCTGTAATGACCTTTGTTTATTATAATTAGGATTACCCACATTACATGCGATGGTCATCAGTAAACGGCATAGATTCTTTTCACTCATGTGGAGCAAAATATCATACCTTAAGGGTGTTCCATTAGCCCACACCATACGCACCATCTTAAGTTATAATTACCACGTTGCTCATCTCCTAAGGGACTTACTGCACAATGATATTAGTGAAGTACAAATTGTTCTTGACAACCATAGACAAAAGTGTTAAACTCTCATTCATCGAGACTTCAACTTTACTGTACCTTAAATCctaatacaaatgaaaaagaatataaaagaggCACATCATGTATCCTGGGCCAGAACATGAGTGAGCAGCCACTTCTTTGCTGTGGAAGGTGGTGGAATAGGTGTGGGAGGGCCATTTGCCTTTGGACTAGTGCCTGTGTGAATGTGGAGAAATCCAATCTGAAAGGCACGTCATCGAACAGTGTTCAAAATCAGCTGTGCTCAGGCAACAATATGGGATCACCACAATGGAAACTTTACTTGCTAAAAGGGATGATTATGAGATGAGTGGTCTTATTTATAGTAttctttctttgtatgtttAGATTATAATGAACTGTTACTGTTCTGTGTATAACTTAAAGTACATATATTATGTTGGACCATATAACTGATGTATACGATAATCCCTCAACTATCATGGGTGTTACATTCCAAAACCCCATCATAGGCGAAAATCTGCGAAGTAAGAACAGTACtgtacttgcattttttttcattatttttataatttgtatatatatttcatttttattattattattattatagatttAAGTTTTTATAAACTCTccattatatttcttttccttcttgatgTAGGGAACACTAGATTCATTGATGCTGTAATGGTGGCCTACATTTGCatatcttctcccttctttaagCATGTCAAGGATTCTCACCTTCTCTGCTATAGTAAGCATCTTCCTGTGGCACTTGGGTTCACTGCCAAAGCCTTGGAAGGTACAGAATGTTTGGACATCGTAGGGCTTGAAACAAGATCACACAACAGAAACTAGCCACACCCTACACCTCCTGAGTTTCGTTTTCCATACAGTATGTGCAATTCTTTGTTTACTCTTCTACGATAcactacatattttcttttaatatattttaattaATGAGTTATATAGCCCAGTACTGTACtgtatttttatattcatttactaatttaaaaattttttggTCTAGAAAATGCTTATTTCATCAGAGAAATAATTAAAAcctcaaaaatataaatacctaTCGGCTGCAGAAACCCATGATATAAATTTGCACATATTAGCCAGAAAAATCCAGAATGTACTGAAGGCAAGATAGGTGAGCCCATGATAGTTGATGGATTACTGTGTTAAGTTGCAATTTATGATACATCGATACATCCCTACAATAAAACCTCtgtatcacctctgttatgcgctcagcacacaagaATGGGTTTTTGGCACAGAAgcggtagtcattccaaggagaaTCAGAAAAATAACTCCTCAGGCTTACTAACGAtttataaaatataaagaacCTATGAATCATTATTTCAACTACACTGTTGTGTAATAACTACcctaaagaataaataatgtaagaaaataaggtgaCTGCAAAAGGTCACTAGACTAATACAAGAAAAGGCATGAGTTATATATCCACACACTTCAGTTAAGACAGCTTGTGCCACCCTGAAAGAGAGGAATACACACAAGTACATCCACAACAGAGAATCTACAGGTAAAACAGGACACACACCCGCAACAGGAACTCCAGGGGAAGATGTGGTGCTGTGTGGGTGATGACACACGGCAGGAACCTGAAGGCATTGTCCCACCGGTGCTCGTGGATGGCAGTGTGAAGCAGCTCCAGTGACCACCTGAAGTCATTGCTGTTGGTGAATTGTGAGGGCTGGACATAATTATGGTCAGCCACATCATCATCAGACTCAAAAAGGTCTGATCCACAATCTTCTCTCACCTGTAAGAGGTTCAGAATGTTACCCAGAGTAGGACCACAGAAAACCACACCACCTCTTGAAGTTGCCTGTATTCACTCCTTGACATCATGGATATAGCAGGGCACAATAACAAAAAGACTTATCACAATCACCAATAAATCGATAACGATGACCTTATCAGTGATAACCAGTAATTGATAAATGGTGAAAAATTTATCGCCCATTGAGGTGATAaaagataaattgataaaacCAAAATTTAACAATTGATGCAAGATGCCTCAactgaaaataacagtaatacaaaacaaagaaatacctAGAATGAACAGAAATCTAGTTACTTTACATGTTCAGTGTGGCTGCCAGTGCAGATTGTTGTGACCCATTCCTGCATCAGATTTTAAGTTCCTTGTGTTAGACTATGACTTGGAAACAAACCAACCCCCAGCATTAGATGCAATTTGCATTAACTTCTTTGGTACAGCTAGTCAAAACACATGCCACACGTCATATCTGGGATTTCCACGCACGTGGCAAGCTTTAAGACTCCACCACTGATATTCACAAAACTAAACATAATTATAACATACTATGTATAAGAATAATAACATACTATTTAACCAATGATTCCATTGTGCCTTAcacagcaggagagagagagagagagagagagagagagagagagagagagagagagagagagagagagagagagagagagagagagagagagagagagagagagagagagagagagagagagagagagagagagagagatggccaaCTTGCATGTGTGTAGAAGTTGTCATCTGCTAAATTATACTATAATATTTTGGCAATGagtgaaataataacaaatagaaaTATGTACCagtattataataatagtacaaAAGCAAAACACGACTGTTGTCAAACATTTTGCTTTGTCACACTCTTTCCCACCACCCATCCCACCACTTTTCTTGTGAATGcttgtgaggaggaagggagagaaaagagcaagATACTACATAAtggagggtgaaggggagatAACAGAGATATAGGGAGGAGCTGgttgaaaaagaaatatataaaaaatgttcatcattatttatacaatgatattcatcattatttatacAATATTTATACAATATTCATACAATGAAACAGAGATGTACTGTTGGTGCAAGACTGAAATAGTTtcacatgaaacacacacacacacacacacacactcaaatgaCCATGACGCAGTATGCTTGTCTCTCACATATGTTATCAGAGATGAAATAATGCGTATACTGTGTCATCATGTCaaagaggttaaaacattatatgttagtgatgacaccactgctgtgAATTGGGACTAGTTTCAACTTTTCTTAGGCATTTGTGCTTCTTTAAAGCTTTTGCACATGCagacacaaaatatataaagcGAAGCATCTCATTgataaaaaacttgaaaattgtTCAAACAGTGTAATGCTGATAGATATATATGGAACTATGAGAAGCACTGTGGGAAAGATGACAGATGGCAACATTTAGGTGCTATAGACACAACAACTGTCAGAGTGATGACACCTCTGCTTGATGTGAGTATGACATTGTACAGTGACAATTTATATACTTCAGAGGACTTGTTGTCACAAAAGACACATCTTTGTGGCACAGGTCATTCTTCTTGGGCAGGACTTTCAAATAAGGTTGCAAaaggacaaataaataaaggggaaatAATCTAAATGCAAAAtgataaaagggtcaaagtgtTTCATTGAAAAGATAAGAGGAGTGTTATCACATTGTCCTCTACCCCAGAATATAATGACATGTTAATACCAACTAGTAAAACATCAAGATATGGAG
It includes:
- the LOC135091618 gene encoding uncharacterized protein LOC135091618 isoform X1; protein product: MSEIPARRRSREEREASNVGEDYGSDLFKSDDDDDGCDYVLPTDSSSNDESSDKCARNPPCGSTVPAMTRVPQEATTFSVVPVLVREDCGSDLFESDDDVADHNYVQPSQFTNSNDFRWSLELLHTAIHEHRWDNAFRFLPCVITHTAPHLPLEFLLRVTDVITRNVPSLSVDDRKKFRSILHGMKLETSVFHDILSQDLAEATDRDADGLLQMIEDIQNQRQPPAQGIETRTDKRFKALSDGYIGLVHYHRWKSSLLNGTAASLPLDGKPKALRGGRHLS
- the LOC135091618 gene encoding uncharacterized protein LOC135091618 isoform X3; its protein translation is MSSIICALVGEDYGSDLFKSDDDDDGCDYVLPTDSSSNDESSDKCARNPPCGSTVPAMTRVPQEATTFSVVPVLVREDCGSDLFESDDDVADHNYVQPSQFTNSNDFRWSLELLHTAIHEHRWDNAFRFLPCVITHTAPHLPLEFLLRVTDVITRNVPSLSVDDRKKFRSILHGMKLETSVFHDILSQDLAEATDRDADGLLQMIEDIQNQRQPPAQGIETRTDKRFKALSDGYIGLVHYHRWKSSLLNGTAASLPLDGKPKALRGGRHLS
- the LOC135091618 gene encoding uncharacterized protein LOC135091618 isoform X2, coding for MDLIPQDKVGEDYGSDLFKSDDDDDGCDYVLPTDSSSNDESSDKCARNPPCGSTVPAMTRVPQEATTFSVVPVLVREDCGSDLFESDDDVADHNYVQPSQFTNSNDFRWSLELLHTAIHEHRWDNAFRFLPCVITHTAPHLPLEFLLRVTDVITRNVPSLSVDDRKKFRSILHGMKLETSVFHDILSQDLAEATDRDADGLLQMIEDIQNQRQPPAQGIETRTDKRFKALSDGYIGLVHYHRWKSSLLNGTAASLPLDGKPKALRGGRHLS